The following proteins come from a genomic window of Streptomyces sp. NBC_00539:
- the cydD gene encoding thiol reductant ABC exporter subunit CydD, with amino-acid sequence MKPIDPRLLRYARSTRLFLAAVVALGLAGAGLIVGQAMLLAEIVVGAFEKGLDAETLRTPLLLLAAVALGRALIAWLTERAAHRAGAAVKSELRDRLLDRAADLGPGWLSGQRTGSLVALATRGVDALDDYFSRYLPQLGLAVVVPVAVLARIVTEDWVSAAIIMATLPLIPLFMTLIGMATQSRMDRQWRLLSRLSGHFLDVVAGLPTLKVFGRAKAQAESIRKITDDYRQATMRTLRIAFLSSFALELLATLSVALVAVTIGMRLVHGDLDLYTGLVILILAPEAYLPLRQVGAQYHAAAEGLSAAEEIFKVLETPVTASGGTGEVPARGLRIELDEVAVRYPGRGADSPGPVSLAVEPGECVALTGPSGAGKSTLLQVLLGFVTPTSGRVRVAGSDLTELAMEEWRERIAWVPQRPHLFAGTIAENVRLARPAASDDAVSRALRDAGALEFVTGLPQGLDTPLGEGGTGLSAGQRQRLALARAFLADRPVLLLDEPTAALDGETEAGVVEAVRRLAVGRTVLLVVHRPALLAVADRVVELPAADPAVDPTAGPAADPTAGPAAGFGRAPARASAVVIGQEAVGSGDEPSGPGEWILGRAPERTAKGQGSGGAGTHPLTRVRAVAKAWQGRFRLGLLLGALAVGCSVGLMAVSGWLISRASEQPPVLYLMVAVTATRTFGIGRAVFRYAERLVSHDAVLRMLADLRVSVYRRLERIAPAGLREQRRGDLLSRLVADADALQDYWLRWLLPVGTAVLVGSGSVAFTAWLLPEAGAALAFGLLATGVGVPLVSGAVARRAERRLAPARGELATRVADLLTGTAELTVAGALDGRKAAAKQGDRTLTMIASRGADATGLGSGLSALVGGLTVVCAAALGANAVAGGRLAGVAMAVIVLTPLAAFEAVVGLPQAVQYRQRVRRSAERIYEVIDAPMPVGEPEQAAARPASPFPLRLTGVAARHPGQETDALHGLDLTLEPGRRIAVVGPSGSGKTTLAQVLLRFLDQREGSYTLGGTQARSLDSDDVRRLVGLCAQDAHLFDSSLRENLRLARTDASDARLRDALSAARLLEWVDSLPDGLDTLVGEHGERMSGGQRQRLALARALLADFPVLVLDEPAEHVDLRTADALTTDLLAATEGRTTVLITHRLAGLEAVDEVLVLDRGRVVQRGAYGELATAEGPLRRLLERERETDGTLADFHS; translated from the coding sequence GTGAAACCGATCGACCCGCGCCTGCTGCGCTACGCCCGATCCACCCGCCTCTTCCTGGCTGCGGTGGTGGCCCTCGGGCTCGCCGGTGCGGGGCTGATCGTCGGACAGGCGATGCTCCTCGCCGAGATCGTGGTCGGTGCCTTCGAAAAGGGGCTGGATGCAGAAACGCTCCGGACGCCACTGCTGCTGCTCGCAGCGGTGGCGCTGGGGCGCGCTCTGATCGCCTGGCTCACGGAACGTGCCGCCCACCGGGCCGGCGCGGCCGTCAAGTCGGAGCTACGGGACCGGCTGCTGGACCGGGCCGCGGATCTCGGACCGGGTTGGCTGAGCGGGCAGCGGACCGGCTCGCTGGTGGCGCTGGCCACCCGAGGCGTCGACGCACTCGACGACTACTTCTCCCGCTACTTGCCCCAACTGGGGCTCGCGGTGGTCGTGCCGGTGGCGGTTCTCGCCCGCATCGTCACCGAGGACTGGGTCTCGGCAGCCATCATCATGGCCACCCTGCCGCTGATTCCGCTGTTCATGACTCTGATCGGTATGGCCACTCAGTCCCGGATGGACCGCCAGTGGCGGCTGCTGTCCCGGCTGTCGGGGCACTTCCTGGACGTGGTGGCGGGGCTCCCGACGCTCAAGGTCTTCGGCAGGGCCAAGGCCCAGGCCGAATCGATCCGCAAGATCACCGACGACTACCGCCAAGCCACGATGCGGACACTACGCATCGCCTTCCTGTCCTCGTTCGCCCTGGAGCTGCTCGCCACGCTTTCGGTCGCCCTGGTGGCGGTGACCATCGGCATGCGGCTCGTCCACGGTGACCTCGACCTGTATACGGGGCTGGTCATCCTGATCCTGGCTCCCGAGGCCTATCTCCCGCTGCGCCAGGTGGGAGCGCAGTACCACGCGGCAGCCGAGGGACTGTCGGCCGCTGAGGAGATCTTCAAGGTCCTGGAGACGCCGGTGACTGCTTCGGGCGGGACCGGTGAAGTGCCCGCCCGGGGGCTGAGGATCGAACTGGACGAGGTGGCTGTCCGATACCCCGGACGGGGCGCGGATTCGCCCGGGCCCGTATCGCTGGCTGTCGAGCCGGGGGAATGCGTCGCTCTCACCGGGCCGAGCGGGGCGGGAAAGTCCACTCTGCTCCAGGTGCTGCTGGGCTTCGTGACTCCCACTTCCGGGCGGGTACGGGTCGCCGGCAGCGATCTCACCGAACTGGCGATGGAGGAGTGGCGGGAGCGGATCGCGTGGGTGCCGCAGCGCCCGCACCTGTTCGCGGGCACGATCGCCGAGAACGTACGACTGGCCAGGCCCGCCGCCTCCGACGACGCGGTGTCCCGGGCGTTGCGGGACGCCGGGGCGTTGGAGTTCGTGACCGGGCTTCCCCAAGGTCTGGACACCCCGCTGGGCGAGGGCGGTACGGGGCTTTCCGCGGGCCAGCGCCAGCGGCTGGCGCTGGCGCGGGCTTTCCTCGCGGACCGGCCGGTGCTGCTGCTGGACGAGCCGACCGCAGCACTGGACGGGGAGACAGAAGCGGGCGTCGTGGAGGCCGTCCGGCGCCTCGCGGTGGGGCGGACCGTGCTGCTGGTCGTGCACCGGCCGGCCCTGCTCGCGGTCGCGGACCGGGTGGTGGAGCTCCCGGCGGCTGACCCGGCTGTCGACCCGACAGCCGGCCCGGCGGCCGACCCGACAGCCGGCCCGGCGGCAGGGTTCGGCAGGGCTCCGGCCCGGGCCTCCGCCGTGGTGATCGGCCAGGAGGCGGTGGGGTCCGGTGACGAACCGTCCGGCCCCGGCGAATGGATTCTCGGCAGGGCGCCCGAACGGACTGCGAAGGGGCAAGGGTCCGGCGGCGCTGGGACGCATCCCCTCACCCGCGTCAGGGCGGTGGCCAAAGCCTGGCAGGGGCGGTTCCGGCTCGGACTGCTGCTCGGGGCGCTGGCTGTCGGTTGCAGCGTCGGGCTCATGGCCGTGTCGGGCTGGCTCATCTCCCGTGCCTCCGAACAGCCGCCCGTGCTCTATCTGATGGTGGCCGTCACCGCCACCCGCACCTTCGGTATCGGCCGGGCTGTCTTCCGCTATGCGGAGCGGCTCGTGTCGCACGACGCGGTGCTGCGGATGCTTGCGGACCTGCGAGTCTCCGTTTACCGCCGACTGGAACGGATCGCGCCTGCCGGACTGCGGGAGCAGCGGCGAGGTGATCTGCTGTCCCGGCTGGTGGCCGACGCCGACGCCCTCCAGGACTACTGGCTGCGCTGGCTCCTGCCGGTCGGAACCGCTGTGCTCGTCGGTTCCGGGTCGGTCGCCTTCACCGCGTGGCTCCTCCCCGAAGCGGGGGCCGCCCTCGCCTTCGGACTGCTCGCGACGGGGGTGGGAGTGCCGCTGGTGAGCGGGGCCGTCGCCCGCCGGGCGGAGCGCCGGCTCGCGCCCGCGCGGGGTGAGCTGGCCACCCGGGTGGCCGACCTGCTCACCGGCACTGCCGAGCTGACGGTGGCCGGTGCACTCGACGGGCGGAAGGCCGCCGCGAAGCAGGGCGACCGGACCCTGACCATGATCGCCTCGCGGGGCGCGGACGCGACCGGGCTGGGCAGCGGCTTGTCCGCTCTGGTGGGCGGGCTGACCGTGGTGTGCGCTGCCGCTCTGGGCGCGAACGCGGTGGCCGGGGGCCGACTGGCGGGAGTGGCGATGGCGGTGATCGTACTGACCCCGCTCGCCGCCTTCGAGGCCGTGGTCGGACTCCCGCAAGCCGTTCAGTACCGGCAGCGGGTCCGCCGCAGTGCCGAGCGGATCTACGAGGTCATCGACGCGCCCATGCCGGTCGGTGAGCCGGAGCAGGCTGCTGCGCGCCCCGCCTCACCGTTCCCCCTGAGACTCACGGGCGTCGCGGCCCGGCACCCCGGGCAGGAGACGGACGCGTTGCACGGGCTGGACCTGACCCTCGAACCGGGCCGCCGCATCGCCGTCGTAGGCCCGTCCGGATCGGGCAAGACGACACTGGCGCAGGTTCTGCTGCGGTTCCTGGACCAGCGCGAAGGCTCGTACACCCTCGGCGGCACGCAAGCGCGCTCCCTCGACAGTGACGACGTACGCCGCCTCGTCGGCCTGTGCGCCCAGGACGCACACCTCTTCGACAGCTCCCTGAGGGAGAACCTGAGACTGGCACGGACCGACGCGAGCGATGCCCGGCTGCGGGACGCGTTGTCCGCGGCCCGGCTGCTGGAGTGGGTCGACAGCCTCCCGGACGGTCTCGACACCCTGGTCGGTGAACACGGTGAGCGGATGTCCGGTGGTCAGCGCCAACGGCTGGCCCTGGCCCGGGCACTGCTCGCGGACTTCCCGGTACTCGTTCTGGACGAGCCGGCCGAGCATGTGGACCTGCGTACCGCGGACGCGTTGACGACGGACCTGCTGGCCGCCACCGAGGGCCGCACCACAGTTTTGATCACGCACCGGCTGGCGGGACTGGAGGCGGTGGACGAGGTGCTCGTGCTGGACAGGGGGCGTGTCGTGCAGCGCGGTGCGTACGGGGAGCTGGCCACGGCCGAAGGGCCGCTACGGCGGCTCCTGGAGCGCGAGCGGGAGACTGATGGGACGTTGGCCGACTTTCACAGCTAA
- the cydB gene encoding cytochrome d ubiquinol oxidase subunit II, whose translation MQLHDVWFVLIAVLWIGYFFLEGFDFGIGVLTKLLARDRQEKRVLINTIGPVWDGNEVWLLTAGGATFAAFPEWYATLFSGFYLPLLVILVCLIVRGVAFEYRHKRPEDKWQTNWEHAIFWASLIPAFLWGVAFANIVRGVKIDQHKEYVGTLLDLLNVYSLLGGLVTLTLFTFHGAVFASLKTVGDIRDRSRRLATRLGVVTAILAAVFLLWTQSSRGDGESLIAMAVAVAALLAALGCNMAGREGWSFALSGVTIAAAVAMLFLTLFPNVMPSSLNDSWNLTVTNASSSPYTLKIMTWCAAVATPVVVLYQGWTYWVFRKRIGTQHIVDAH comes from the coding sequence ATGCAACTCCACGACGTCTGGTTCGTGCTCATCGCCGTCCTGTGGATCGGCTACTTCTTCCTGGAGGGCTTCGACTTCGGTATCGGCGTACTGACGAAACTGCTTGCCCGCGACCGTCAGGAGAAGCGGGTGCTGATCAATACGATCGGACCCGTCTGGGACGGGAACGAGGTCTGGCTGCTCACAGCCGGCGGTGCCACCTTCGCCGCCTTCCCCGAGTGGTACGCCACCCTCTTCTCCGGCTTCTACCTGCCGCTGCTGGTGATCCTGGTCTGTCTCATCGTCCGCGGTGTCGCCTTCGAATACCGGCACAAGCGTCCCGAGGACAAGTGGCAGACCAACTGGGAACACGCGATCTTCTGGGCCTCACTGATCCCCGCGTTCCTGTGGGGTGTGGCGTTCGCCAACATCGTCCGCGGCGTCAAGATCGATCAGCACAAGGAGTACGTCGGCACCTTGCTCGACCTGCTCAACGTGTACTCGCTCCTCGGCGGTCTGGTCACACTCACCCTGTTCACCTTCCACGGCGCCGTGTTCGCCTCGCTCAAGACGGTCGGTGACATCCGGGACCGGTCGCGCCGGCTCGCGACCCGGCTGGGTGTCGTCACCGCCATCCTGGCGGCGGTCTTCCTGCTCTGGACGCAGTCCTCGCGCGGTGACGGCGAGAGCCTGATCGCCATGGCCGTCGCGGTCGCGGCGCTGCTCGCCGCCCTGGGCTGCAATATGGCGGGCCGAGAAGGCTGGTCGTTCGCACTGTCCGGGGTCACCATCGCGGCAGCCGTCGCGATGCTCTTCCTGACGCTCTTCCCGAACGTCATGCCCTCCTCGCTGAACGACTCCTGGAACCTCACGGTCACCAACGCGTCATCCAGCCCGTACACGTTGAAGATCATGACCTGGTGCGCCGCAGTGGCCACGCCGGTGGTCGTTCTTTACCAGGGCTGGACCTATTGGGTGTTCCGCAAGCGGATCGGCACCCAGCACATCGTCGACGCGCACTGA
- a CDS encoding cytochrome ubiquinol oxidase subunit I, whose product MDLALAPETLARWQFGITTVYHFLFVPLTISLAALVAILQTAWVRTEKEKYLRATKFWGKLFLINIAMGVVTGIVQEFQFGMNWSDYSRFVGDVFGAPLAFEALIAFFFESTFIGLWIFGWDKLPKKIHLACIWMVSIGTILSAYFILAANSWMQHPVGYRMNKETGRAELTDFLQVLTQNTAVAQVFHTLTAAALTGGAFMVGIASYHLLRKKHIPVMRTSLRLGLIAVVIGGLLTAISGDTLAKVMFKQQPMKMAAAEALWDGEKSAPFSVFAVGDVDKGHNKVAVELPGLLSFLADSDFDSFVPGINDVNKSEQEKFGPGDYRPAIPVAYWGFRWMIGFGMASFGIGALGLWLTRRKFLLPAALRTGDDERPHLVLFKTALNPRLTRLYWLTAIGTLGFPLIANSWGWIFTEMGRQPWVVYGVLRTRDAVSPSVTQGEVLTSMLVFTALYAVLAVIEVRLLVKYVKAGPPELTEADLNPPTKIGGDDRNSDRPMAFSY is encoded by the coding sequence GTGGACCTGGCTCTGGCGCCGGAGACTCTGGCGCGATGGCAGTTCGGTATCACCACCGTCTACCACTTCCTCTTCGTCCCCCTGACGATCTCGCTCGCCGCGCTCGTCGCGATCCTGCAGACCGCCTGGGTGCGCACCGAGAAGGAGAAGTACCTCAGGGCGACCAAGTTCTGGGGCAAGCTGTTCCTGATCAACATCGCGATGGGTGTCGTCACCGGCATCGTCCAGGAATTCCAGTTCGGCATGAACTGGTCCGACTACTCGCGGTTCGTCGGTGACGTCTTCGGAGCTCCGCTGGCCTTCGAGGCGCTGATCGCCTTCTTCTTCGAGTCCACCTTCATCGGGCTGTGGATCTTCGGTTGGGACAAGCTCCCCAAGAAGATCCATCTGGCCTGCATATGGATGGTCTCGATCGGCACCATCCTCTCCGCCTACTTCATCCTCGCCGCCAATTCCTGGATGCAGCACCCGGTCGGATACCGGATGAACAAGGAGACCGGGCGCGCCGAGCTGACCGACTTCCTCCAGGTCCTCACCCAGAACACGGCCGTCGCACAGGTCTTCCACACCCTCACGGCGGCCGCGCTGACCGGCGGTGCCTTCATGGTCGGCATCGCCTCCTATCACCTGCTGCGCAAGAAGCACATCCCCGTGATGCGCACCTCGCTGCGGCTCGGTCTGATCGCCGTCGTCATCGGCGGCCTGCTGACAGCGATCAGCGGCGACACGCTCGCCAAGGTCATGTTCAAGCAGCAGCCGATGAAGATGGCCGCGGCCGAAGCGCTCTGGGACGGAGAGAAGAGCGCGCCCTTCTCGGTCTTCGCCGTCGGCGACGTCGACAAGGGCCACAACAAGGTGGCCGTGGAGCTGCCCGGCCTGCTGTCCTTCCTGGCCGACAGCGACTTCGACTCCTTCGTGCCCGGCATCAACGACGTGAACAAGTCCGAGCAGGAGAAGTTCGGCCCCGGCGACTACAGGCCCGCGATCCCGGTCGCCTACTGGGGCTTCCGATGGATGATCGGCTTCGGCATGGCGTCCTTCGGTATCGGCGCCCTGGGGTTGTGGCTGACCCGGCGCAAGTTCCTGCTTCCGGCCGCCCTGCGCACCGGTGACGACGAACGGCCGCACCTGGTCCTGTTCAAGACGGCCCTGAACCCGCGCCTGACCCGCCTGTACTGGCTCACCGCCATCGGGACGCTCGGCTTCCCGCTGATCGCCAACTCCTGGGGCTGGATCTTCACCGAGATGGGCCGCCAGCCGTGGGTCGTCTACGGAGTCCTGCGCACCCGTGACGCGGTCTCCCCCAGCGTCACGCAGGGCGAGGTGCTCACGTCCATGCTCGTCTTCACCGCCCTCTACGCCGTGCTCGCCGTGATCGAGGTCCGGCTGCTCGTGAAGTACGTCAAGGCCGGCCCTCCGGAGCTCACCGAAGCCGACCTCAACCCGCCCACCAAGATCGGCGGGGACGACAGGAATTCCGACCGGCCGATGGCCTTCTCGTACTGA
- a CDS encoding cyclophilin-like fold protein has product MKIRISWPAGQLIATLEETPSSKALAEALPISASAHTWGEEVYFDTGVSVTLEHDARQVVEPGTVAFWTEGDALALPYGPTPISRSGESRLASPCNVLGSFDGDPRLLATVRDGDPVRVELA; this is encoded by the coding sequence ATGAAGATTCGAATCTCGTGGCCCGCGGGCCAGCTCATCGCCACCCTGGAAGAGACCCCGAGCAGCAAGGCCCTGGCCGAGGCGCTCCCGATCTCCGCCTCTGCCCACACCTGGGGCGAGGAGGTCTACTTCGACACCGGCGTGTCCGTCACGCTGGAGCACGACGCCCGCCAGGTCGTCGAGCCGGGGACCGTCGCCTTCTGGACCGAAGGCGACGCACTCGCGCTGCCGTACGGCCCGACGCCCATTTCCCGTTCGGGCGAGAGCCGCCTCGCGAGCCCCTGCAACGTGCTCGGCTCGTTCGACGGCGACCCCCGCCTGCTGGCCACCGTCCGCGACGGCGACCCGGTCCGCGTCGAACTCGCGTAA
- the hisC gene encoding histidinol-phosphate transaminase has product MSEKSPKLRAELDGIPTYKPGKPAAADGRVAFKLSSNENPYPPLPGVLETAVAAAGHFNRYPDMACTGLVNELAERFGVPVEHIATGTGSVGVAQSLIQSTAGPGDEVIYAWRSFEAYPIITQISGATSVQVPLTDGDVHDLDAMAAAITERTRLIFVCNPNNPTGTAVRRAELERFLDRVPSDVLVVLDEAYREFVRDTDVPDGIELYRSRPNVCVLRTFSKAYGLAGLRVGFAVAHEPVAAALRKTAVPFGVSQLAQDAAVASLQAEDELLGRVGSLVCERKRVYDTLLAQGWTVVPDTQANFVWMRLGERTVEFAAACEKAGVVVRPFPGEGLRVTIGESEANDIFLQTAEAFFKEM; this is encoded by the coding sequence GTGAGCGAGAAGAGCCCGAAGCTGCGCGCCGAGCTGGACGGCATCCCCACGTACAAGCCCGGCAAGCCCGCGGCGGCGGACGGGCGCGTCGCCTTCAAGCTGTCCTCCAACGAGAACCCGTACCCGCCGCTGCCGGGGGTCCTGGAGACGGCGGTCGCGGCGGCCGGCCACTTCAACCGCTACCCCGACATGGCCTGCACGGGCTTGGTGAACGAGCTCGCCGAGCGCTTCGGGGTTCCGGTCGAGCACATCGCCACGGGCACCGGCTCGGTGGGCGTGGCGCAGTCGCTGATCCAGTCGACGGCCGGTCCGGGCGACGAGGTGATCTACGCCTGGCGCTCCTTCGAGGCGTACCCGATCATCACCCAGATCTCCGGCGCGACGTCCGTGCAGGTTCCGCTCACCGACGGGGACGTGCACGACCTGGACGCGATGGCGGCCGCGATCACCGAGCGGACCCGGCTGATTTTCGTATGCAACCCCAACAACCCCACCGGTACCGCGGTGCGCCGGGCCGAGCTGGAGCGGTTCCTGGACCGCGTGCCGTCGGACGTACTGGTGGTGCTGGACGAGGCGTACCGGGAATTCGTCCGCGACACGGACGTTCCTGACGGCATCGAGCTGTACCGGAGCCGTCCGAACGTGTGCGTGCTGCGTACGTTCTCCAAGGCGTACGGTCTGGCCGGCCTGCGGGTCGGTTTCGCGGTGGCGCACGAGCCGGTGGCAGCGGCGCTGCGCAAGACCGCGGTGCCTTTCGGCGTCAGCCAGCTCGCTCAGGACGCGGCGGTCGCCTCGCTGCAGGCCGAGGACGAGCTGCTCGGTCGGGTCGGCTCGCTGGTATGCGAACGCAAGCGGGTCTACGACACCCTTCTCGCGCAGGGCTGGACCGTGGTCCCCGACACGCAGGCGAACTTCGTCTGGATGCGGCTGGGGGAGCGGACCGTCGAGTTCGCGGCGGCTTGCGAGAAGGCCGGTGTGGTGGTCCGGCCGTTCCCGGGTGAGGGCCTGCGGGTCACGATCGGTGAGTCCGAGGCGAATGACATCTTCCTGCAGACGGCGGAAGCGTTCTTCAAGGAGATGTAG
- a CDS encoding LacI family DNA-binding transcriptional regulator, with protein MTAAGKHQVSRTETTRRVGGRQGRAGIRDVAAAAGVSITTVSDALNGKGRLPDATRRHVREVADRLGYRPSAAARTLRTGKSGLIGLTVTTYGDEPFTFTEFAYFAEMARAATSAALARGYALVILPATSRHDVWSNVALDGTVVIDPSDHDPVVSELVRQGLPVVSDGRPAGSLPVTAWVDNDHEAAVLNLLDHLAAAGARRIGLLTGTTTDTYTRLSTTAYLSWCERVGQDPVYESYPAHDPCAGAVAADRLLARPDRPDAVYGLFDPNGTDLLAAARRYGLRVPEDLLLVCCSESTVYANTEPPITTLSLKPRRIGTAVVQLLIDAIEGVDTGRPVEQVVPTELIIRTSSQRRQPRTTVSPPRSPAQD; from the coding sequence ATGACAGCAGCAGGGAAGCATCAGGTGAGCCGGACCGAGACCACCCGGCGCGTCGGCGGCCGACAGGGCCGGGCCGGCATCAGGGACGTGGCCGCCGCGGCGGGCGTCTCGATCACGACCGTCTCCGACGCGCTCAATGGCAAGGGACGGCTGCCCGACGCCACCCGCCGCCACGTTCGCGAAGTCGCCGACCGGCTGGGCTACCGGCCCTCAGCCGCCGCACGCACCCTCCGTACCGGCAAGTCCGGCCTCATCGGCCTGACCGTGACGACGTACGGGGATGAACCTTTCACCTTCACGGAATTCGCGTACTTCGCGGAAATGGCCCGGGCCGCGACGTCCGCCGCGCTCGCCCGCGGCTACGCCCTGGTCATCCTCCCCGCCACCTCACGCCACGACGTGTGGTCCAACGTCGCCCTCGACGGCACCGTCGTCATCGACCCCTCCGACCACGACCCCGTGGTCAGCGAGCTGGTCCGCCAGGGCCTGCCGGTGGTGTCCGACGGCCGGCCCGCCGGATCCCTCCCGGTGACCGCCTGGGTCGACAACGACCACGAGGCCGCCGTCCTCAACCTCCTCGACCACCTCGCCGCCGCGGGAGCCCGCAGGATCGGGCTCCTCACAGGAACCACGACCGACACCTACACCCGGCTCTCGACCACCGCGTACCTCAGCTGGTGCGAGCGCGTCGGCCAGGACCCCGTCTACGAGTCCTACCCCGCCCACGACCCGTGCGCCGGCGCCGTCGCCGCCGATCGGCTGCTCGCCCGGCCCGACCGGCCCGACGCCGTCTACGGGCTCTTCGACCCCAACGGCACGGACCTGCTCGCCGCCGCCCGGCGGTACGGTCTGCGCGTGCCCGAGGACCTGCTGCTCGTCTGCTGCAGCGAATCGACCGTCTACGCCAACACGGAACCCCCCATCACCACGCTCTCCCTCAAGCCCCGCCGTATCGGCACGGCCGTGGTCCAGCTGCTGATCGACGCCATCGAAGGGGTCGACACCGGCCGTCCCGTCGAGCAGGTGGTCCCGACCGAGCTCATCATCCGCACCTCCTCGCAGCGCAGGCAGCCCCGCACGACCGTCAGCCCGCCCCGCTCGCCCGCCCAGGACTGA
- a CDS encoding metallophosphoesterase, with amino-acid sequence MVEGSMTQGAGQGPAMRTDTLRDFRVPVTEPAPYTASVGVPGEAPVYGEYPAYYEEGAPVPPRPAYAPEAAPPPAPGSDAPPAAAPPAAAPAEDPDGYTPTQRDLPVIGRGAAEGPGDTVQVHYVPQEPAATGPGPLYVVGDVHGYLDELLTELRAQGLIDADGHWSAGNARLWFLGDFTDRGPDGIGVIDLVMRLSAEAAAAGGYCKALMGNHELLLIGAKRFGDTPVVSGAGTATFQAAWLLNGGQRSDMERLQDVHLQWMSRLDAATLEDGHLLLHSDTTAYLDYGDSIEDVNDTIHELLTRNDADITWDLFRKFTKRFAFRDEETGPQAVRELLGTYGGDRVVHGHSPIPYLLGEVGTEDGDDAHGPEAVDGPHVYADGLAIAMDGGVTMAGKLLVVQLPLND; translated from the coding sequence GTGGTGGAGGGGTCGATGACTCAGGGGGCCGGTCAGGGACCCGCGATGCGGACGGACACGCTGCGGGACTTCCGGGTTCCCGTCACCGAACCCGCCCCGTACACCGCGTCCGTCGGCGTGCCCGGTGAGGCTCCCGTGTACGGCGAGTACCCGGCGTACTACGAGGAAGGCGCTCCCGTGCCTCCGCGCCCCGCCTACGCGCCCGAGGCCGCCCCGCCTCCCGCACCCGGGTCGGACGCACCGCCCGCGGCCGCACCTCCCGCAGCCGCACCGGCCGAGGATCCCGATGGCTACACACCCACGCAGCGCGACCTGCCCGTGATCGGCCGCGGTGCGGCCGAAGGTCCCGGGGACACCGTCCAGGTCCACTACGTGCCGCAGGAGCCGGCAGCCACCGGCCCGGGTCCCCTGTACGTCGTCGGCGACGTACACGGGTACCTCGACGAGCTCCTCACCGAACTCCGGGCGCAGGGGCTGATCGACGCCGACGGCCATTGGTCCGCCGGAAACGCCCGGCTGTGGTTCCTCGGCGACTTCACCGACCGCGGTCCGGACGGGATCGGCGTCATCGACCTCGTGATGCGGCTCTCCGCCGAGGCCGCCGCCGCAGGCGGCTACTGCAAGGCCCTGATGGGCAACCACGAGCTGCTGCTCATCGGTGCCAAGCGGTTCGGCGACACCCCCGTCGTCTCCGGCGCCGGGACCGCCACCTTCCAGGCCGCCTGGCTGCTCAACGGCGGTCAGCGAAGCGATATGGAGCGTCTCCAGGACGTCCACCTCCAGTGGATGTCGCGGCTCGACGCCGCCACGCTGGAAGACGGACACCTGCTGCTGCACTCCGACACCACCGCGTACCTGGACTACGGCGACTCCATCGAGGACGTCAACGACACCATCCACGAGCTGCTCACCCGCAACGACGCCGACATCACTTGGGACCTGTTCCGCAAGTTCACCAAGCGGTTCGCCTTCCGTGACGAGGAAACGGGCCCACAGGCCGTACGGGAGCTGCTCGGCACGTACGGCGGCGACCGCGTCGTGCACGGCCACAGCCCCATCCCCTACCTACTCGGCGAGGTGGGCACGGAGGACGGTGACGACGCCCACGGGCCGGAGGCGGTGGACGGCCCGCACGTGTACGCGGACGGTCTGGCGATCGCGATGGACGGCGGCGTGACCATGGCCGGCAAGCTGCTCGTGGTCCAACTACCGCTGAACGACTGA